One Streptomyces sp. V4I8 genomic window carries:
- a CDS encoding BTAD domain-containing putative transcriptional regulator produces the protein MRYRILGVTQAEDDQGTVVPIAGPRLRALLTALALRPGHPTTPDTLIDEVWPGDPPQDAPAALQALVGRLRRTLGKAAITSTPGGYRLTATQDDVDLFLFQRLVHEGTSALAAEDPSTAAQTLTTALTLWRGPALADLPDRSTAATRPEALRLEATRARIEAHLRLGRAQHAVPELKELTAANPYDEPLHALLIRALRDAGRSADALAAYETARRALADGLGTDPGPELRALHTELLTPTPQEPEPEQAPQPQPTTKPQPPPTRAGNLRPRLTSFVGRELELDAIRSELHRARLVTLTGPGGSGKTRLAEEAATGLPQAWLVELASLDRPEAVPGAVVNALGLRETVLMTNELTAPQDDPLALLIEYCAPRSQLLILDNCEHVIGAAATLAETLLTHCPGLTILATSREPLGVPGELVRPVEPLLPDQAHRLFAERAAAVRPGIDAVLGDGRDQEAVAEICRRLDGLPLAIELAAARLRLLTPRQIADRLDDRFRLLTSGSRTVLPRQQTLRAVVDWSWELLDEQERTVLREVSVFAGGWDLAAAEAVCTGPVADLMGAQVDKSLIVATPCERDGSDGMRYRMLETIHEYAVERAAELPEPRRAAERRHRAWVRALVEEADPQLRSAGQLPWISRLETELDNIRVALDRALTAGDEPDAAAIALAMGWFWWLRTYRHEGTAWIDRILRLGAASDTAVRAPEADRDVRADRAPKATLHPKATLHPTATLHPMAASDPMAAPDPIDAFLAAPEEAAHHPLHVPRMQLRLLRLFLRSETEPIDTLLDERMRRYMIRVRSFFEQGGPLAARLPGLVWPLIDFFLRSSREVQASMDVAVANCRVHGGDWEVGVLLMFRTHMVVDSPGGTDGLDDELAELRLLSRRAGDRWMRAQVCSAAGETAMARSRFEEAKGEYEEALRLAHEVGAHAETPFLITRLAEIAYREGDRTTALTALDEASAAADRYGVPDSRAFVRLMRAQIALDAEDTARAREMCDAARVETARGTPPPQFIVMLNAIEAMVVTAESGPERGLPLLADTLRVAVEKRCADVITAALTDAAADLLTRLGDHPRAVRLLAASEHWRRGHPRPLPERDHAERAEAAARTALGAERFTAERSRGTALTYDGVLNDLAEAVRGLPHPVEQEP, from the coding sequence GTGCGGTACAGAATCCTGGGCGTCACCCAGGCAGAGGACGACCAGGGCACCGTCGTACCCATCGCCGGCCCCCGCCTCCGCGCCCTGCTCACAGCCCTCGCCCTACGCCCCGGCCACCCCACCACCCCCGACACCCTGATCGACGAGGTCTGGCCCGGAGACCCACCCCAGGACGCCCCCGCCGCCCTCCAGGCCCTGGTCGGCCGCCTCCGCCGCACCCTCGGCAAGGCCGCCATCACCTCCACCCCCGGCGGCTACCGCCTCACGGCGACCCAGGACGACGTGGACCTCTTCCTCTTCCAACGCCTCGTACACGAGGGCACCTCAGCCCTCGCCGCAGAAGACCCGTCCACCGCCGCCCAGACCCTCACCACCGCCCTCACCCTGTGGCGCGGCCCCGCCCTGGCCGACCTCCCCGACCGCAGCACCGCCGCGACCCGCCCGGAGGCCCTGCGCCTGGAGGCGACCCGAGCCCGCATCGAGGCGCACCTGCGACTCGGCCGCGCCCAGCACGCCGTACCCGAACTGAAGGAACTGACCGCGGCGAATCCGTACGACGAACCGCTGCACGCCCTCCTCATCCGCGCCCTGCGCGACGCAGGCCGCTCGGCCGACGCCCTCGCCGCGTACGAAACCGCCCGCCGAGCCCTGGCCGACGGCCTCGGCACCGACCCCGGCCCAGAGCTCCGCGCGCTGCATACGGAGTTGCTGACACCGACGCCTCAAGAGCCGGAACCCGAGCAGGCCCCCCAACCGCAACCCACGACGAAGCCTCAGCCACCCCCCACCCGGGCCGGCAACCTCCGTCCCCGCCTTACCTCTTTCGTGGGCCGGGAACTCGAACTCGACGCCATCCGTTCCGAATTGCACAGGGCCAGACTGGTCACGCTCACCGGACCGGGCGGCTCTGGGAAGACCCGCCTCGCCGAGGAAGCCGCCACCGGTCTCCCCCAGGCATGGCTGGTCGAGCTCGCCTCGCTCGACCGGCCGGAGGCGGTACCAGGCGCGGTGGTCAATGCGCTCGGTCTGCGCGAGACCGTGCTCATGACCAACGAGCTGACGGCCCCGCAGGACGACCCGCTCGCCCTGCTGATCGAGTACTGCGCCCCGCGCAGCCAACTCCTGATCCTTGACAACTGCGAACATGTCATCGGCGCCGCAGCCACCCTCGCCGAAACGCTCCTCACCCACTGCCCGGGCCTCACGATCCTCGCCACCAGCCGTGAACCCCTGGGCGTCCCCGGCGAGTTGGTCCGCCCGGTCGAGCCCCTGCTCCCCGACCAGGCGCACCGCCTCTTCGCGGAGCGCGCGGCGGCCGTCCGCCCCGGCATCGACGCCGTGCTGGGGGACGGGCGCGACCAGGAGGCGGTCGCGGAGATCTGCCGCCGCCTCGATGGACTCCCGCTCGCCATCGAGCTGGCGGCCGCCCGGCTCCGGCTGCTCACCCCCCGGCAGATCGCGGACCGCCTCGACGACCGCTTCCGCCTCCTCACCTCCGGAAGCCGTACGGTCCTGCCCCGCCAGCAGACCCTGCGCGCCGTCGTCGACTGGTCCTGGGAACTGCTCGACGAGCAGGAGCGGACGGTGCTGCGCGAAGTGTCCGTCTTCGCGGGCGGCTGGGACCTCGCGGCGGCGGAGGCCGTGTGCACCGGGCCGGTCGCGGACCTCATGGGCGCGCAGGTCGACAAGTCCCTGATCGTGGCCACCCCGTGCGAGCGGGACGGGTCCGACGGCATGCGGTACCGCATGCTGGAGACCATCCACGAGTACGCAGTCGAGCGCGCCGCCGAGCTCCCCGAACCGCGGCGCGCGGCCGAGCGCCGGCACCGCGCGTGGGTGCGCGCCCTCGTCGAGGAGGCCGATCCCCAGCTGCGTTCCGCCGGCCAACTCCCCTGGATCTCCCGCCTGGAGACGGAGCTGGACAACATCCGGGTGGCCCTCGACCGCGCCCTCACGGCAGGCGACGAACCGGATGCCGCCGCCATCGCCCTCGCCATGGGCTGGTTCTGGTGGCTGCGCACCTACCGCCACGAGGGCACAGCCTGGATCGACCGGATCCTGCGGCTGGGGGCCGCCTCGGATACGGCCGTCCGCGCTCCCGAAGCCGACCGCGACGTCAGGGCCGACCGCGCCCCCAAGGCCACCCTCCACCCCAAGGCCACCCTCCACCCCACGGCCACCCTCCATCCCATGGCCGCCTCCGACCCCATGGCCGCCCCCGACCCGATCGACGCCTTCCTCGCCGCCCCGGAAGAGGCAGCCCACCACCCCCTGCACGTCCCGCGGATGCAGCTCCGCCTCCTGCGCCTCTTCCTCAGGTCCGAGACCGAGCCGATCGACACCCTGCTGGACGAGCGGATGCGGCGCTACATGATCCGCGTGCGGAGCTTCTTCGAGCAGGGAGGCCCGCTGGCCGCACGGCTGCCGGGGCTTGTCTGGCCGCTGATCGACTTCTTCCTCAGGAGTTCTCGGGAGGTCCAGGCCTCCATGGACGTAGCCGTCGCCAACTGCCGCGTCCACGGCGGCGACTGGGAGGTCGGCGTCCTGCTCATGTTCCGTACGCACATGGTCGTCGACTCGCCCGGCGGCACGGACGGTCTCGACGACGAGCTCGCGGAGCTGAGGCTCCTCAGCCGCCGCGCCGGCGACCGCTGGATGCGGGCCCAGGTGTGCAGCGCGGCCGGCGAGACGGCCATGGCGCGCAGCCGCTTCGAGGAGGCCAAGGGCGAGTACGAGGAGGCGCTGCGGCTCGCCCACGAGGTGGGCGCGCACGCCGAGACCCCGTTCCTCATCACCCGGCTCGCCGAGATCGCCTACCGCGAGGGCGACCGTACGACGGCACTGACGGCGCTGGACGAGGCGAGCGCAGCCGCCGACCGGTACGGTGTGCCGGACTCACGGGCCTTCGTCAGGTTGATGCGCGCCCAGATCGCGCTGGACGCCGAGGACACGGCACGCGCGCGTGAGATGTGCGACGCGGCCCGCGTGGAGACGGCCCGCGGCACGCCACCGCCGCAGTTCATCGTGATGCTGAACGCCATCGAGGCCATGGTCGTGACGGCTGAGTCGGGCCCGGAGCGGGGACTGCCCCTCCTGGCCGACACCTTGCGTGTGGCCGTGGAGAAGCGGTGTGCCGACGTGATCACGGCGGCCCTCACGGACGCCGCGGCGGACCTGCTCACCCGCCTGGGCGACCACCCGCGCGCGGTGCGACTGCTGGCCGCTTCGGAGCACTGGCGGCGCGGTCATCCGCGCCCCCTGCCGGAGCGGGACCACGCCGAGCGGGCCGAGGCCGCCGCCCGCACCGCCCTGGGTGCCGAACGGTTCACCGCCGAGCGGTCGCGGGGCACCGCCCTCACCTACGACGGCGTGCTGAACGACCTCGCAGAGGCCGTGCGGGGCCTCCCTCACCCCGTCGAGCAGGAGCCGTAA
- the trmB gene encoding tRNA (guanosine(46)-N7)-methyltransferase TrmB yields the protein MSDFLNAPEASQPGEHAGSVDHHPGVSVRHTRAKGEPRFPDGPKADPAGSHFERRIRSFQPRRSRVTAGQADALQRLWPKWGLDIDGQRVVDLAELFGNDNPVVLEIGFGMGEATAQMAGGDPGTNILAVDVHTPGQGNLLNLADQNGLSNLRVGNGDAIILLREMLAPDSLDGLRVYFPDPWPKKRHHKRRLIQPEFLSLAATRLKPGAIVHCATDWEPYAEQMLEVLSAHPDFENTQDDGGFAPRPEFRPLTRFEGQGLDKGHVVNDLLFRRVQR from the coding sequence GTGTCTGACTTTCTCAACGCCCCCGAAGCCTCCCAGCCCGGCGAGCACGCCGGTTCTGTCGATCACCACCCCGGTGTGTCCGTTCGGCATACCCGTGCCAAGGGTGAGCCGCGGTTTCCCGACGGGCCCAAGGCGGATCCTGCCGGGTCGCACTTCGAGCGGCGGATTCGGAGTTTTCAGCCGCGGCGGAGTCGGGTGACGGCGGGGCAGGCGGACGCGTTGCAGCGGCTGTGGCCGAAGTGGGGGCTCGATATCGACGGGCAGCGCGTCGTCGATCTGGCCGAGCTGTTCGGGAACGACAACCCCGTGGTGCTGGAGATCGGCTTCGGGATGGGGGAGGCGACCGCCCAGATGGCCGGCGGCGACCCCGGCACCAACATCCTCGCCGTCGACGTCCACACCCCGGGGCAGGGAAATCTGCTCAATCTCGCCGACCAGAACGGGCTGTCCAACCTCCGGGTCGGCAACGGCGACGCCATCATCCTGCTCCGCGAGATGCTCGCCCCCGACTCGCTCGACGGACTGCGCGTCTACTTCCCCGACCCCTGGCCCAAGAAGCGGCACCACAAGCGGCGGCTCATCCAGCCCGAGTTCCTCAGCCTCGCCGCGACCCGGCTGAAGCCCGGTGCCATCGTGCACTGCGCCACCGACTGGGAGCCGTACGCCGAACAGATGCTCGAAGTGCTGAGCGCGCACCCCGACTTCGAGAACACCCAGGACGACGGCGGTTTCGCGCCCCGTCCGGAGTTCCGGCCGCTGACCCGTTTCGAGGGGCAGGGACTGGACAAGGGTCATGTCGTGAACGACCTGCTCTTCCGTCGCGTACAGCGTTAG
- the lhgO gene encoding L-2-hydroxyglutarate oxidase: protein MRTIAYDCDVLVVGGGIVGLATAYAITRAAPGTRVTVLEKEPGPARHQTGRNSGVIHSGIYYRPGSLKARYAVRGASEMVKFCAEYGIAHAVTGKLIVATERAELPRLHALVQRGRENGIPVRELGAAQIAEYEPEVRGLAAIHVGTTGVCDFVGVARQLAEASGAEIRYGAEVERVDRRAELGVAVRTTRGDVVRGRVLVNCAGLYCDEVARLTGDEPEVRIVPFRGEYYSLARPELVRGLVYPVPDPAFPFLGVHLTRGIDGDVHIGPNAVPALAREGYGWGVVRPREVGATVAWPGAWRMARRHWRYGAGELRRSLSRGAFTEAVRRLLPAVTSDDLVPAAAGVRAQAVLRDGSLVDDFLIREGARAVHVLNAPSPAATASLPIGREVARRALAVLEGA, encoded by the coding sequence GTGCGGACGATCGCTTACGACTGTGATGTGCTCGTGGTCGGTGGTGGGATCGTCGGGCTGGCCACGGCGTACGCGATCACACGTGCCGCGCCGGGGACGCGGGTGACCGTGCTGGAGAAGGAGCCGGGCCCCGCCCGGCATCAGACCGGGCGCAACAGCGGGGTCATCCACAGCGGGATCTACTACCGGCCGGGGTCGCTGAAGGCGCGGTACGCGGTGCGGGGCGCTTCCGAGATGGTCAAGTTCTGCGCGGAGTACGGCATCGCGCACGCCGTCACCGGCAAGCTGATCGTCGCGACGGAGCGGGCGGAGCTGCCGCGACTGCACGCCTTGGTGCAGCGCGGGCGGGAGAACGGCATTCCGGTACGGGAGCTGGGCGCCGCGCAGATCGCGGAGTACGAGCCGGAGGTGCGCGGGCTCGCCGCCATACACGTCGGGACGACGGGCGTCTGCGACTTCGTCGGGGTCGCCCGGCAACTGGCCGAGGCGTCCGGGGCGGAGATCCGCTACGGCGCGGAGGTCGAGCGCGTCGACCGGCGGGCCGAGCTGGGGGTCGCCGTACGGACCACGCGCGGGGACGTGGTGCGGGGGCGGGTGCTGGTGAACTGTGCCGGGCTGTACTGCGACGAGGTGGCCCGGCTGACGGGGGACGAGCCGGAGGTGCGGATCGTGCCGTTCCGGGGCGAGTACTACTCGCTGGCGCGGCCCGAGCTGGTGCGGGGGCTGGTGTATCCCGTGCCGGATCCGGCGTTTCCGTTCCTCGGGGTGCATCTCACGCGCGGGATCGACGGCGATGTGCACATCGGGCCCAACGCGGTGCCGGCGCTGGCCCGGGAGGGGTACGGGTGGGGGGTCGTGCGGCCGCGGGAGGTCGGGGCGACGGTGGCGTGGCCGGGGGCGTGGCGGATGGCGCGGCGGCACTGGCGGTACGGGGCCGGGGAGCTGCGGCGGTCGCTGTCCCGGGGGGCGTTCACGGAGGCGGTGCGGAGGTTGTTGCCCGCGGTGACCTCGGATGATCTGGTGCCGGCTGCGGCGGGGGTGCGGGCGCAGGCGGTGTTGCGGGACGGGTCGCTGGTGGATGACTTTTTGATACGGGAGGGGGCGCGGGCCGTGCATGTGCTGAATGCGCCCAGTCCTGCGGCTACGGCTTCGCTGCCGATTGGGCGGGAGGTGGCGCGGAGGGCGTTGGCGGTGTTGGAGGGCGCTTGA
- a CDS encoding histidine-type phosphatase, translating to MRRPTPALTPVLALGLATLLATAPAAPAGAATNTGTRNSYGTKATYTPGQNARTYQRPPAGFTPVFTENVSRHGSRAATDGEDADLVLALWKKAEAAGRLTAKGKQFGPKVAALQSAMSTVGYGDLSGRGGREIHDTAVRMEKRLPGLFRRIAGDKEKIDVVSSGQGRAVDSANLYAAGLAEADPALKPLIGPTRTDVDLLYFHKAAGGAAYRDYIANDQRLASTLKSLTDQPTTHRAARDVLKKLFKGDFVDQLSDDDRVAAATAVYHLYAIAPAMSDESPGGKGWGMERFISKRDAAWFGYLSDAEDFYEKGPGFAGSDITYEMADVLLDDFFQQAEAKRAGTSDLGAELRFTHAEEIIPLAALMGLPGSTKGATAERPYTYADNAWLGASVAPLGSHIQWDVFRKGDTYLVRMLYNEKETAFKAGCRPLAKGSTFYELDELERCFGRTNSAS from the coding sequence ATGAGACGCCCGACCCCGGCCCTCACCCCCGTCCTGGCCCTCGGCCTGGCCACCCTTCTGGCCACCGCTCCCGCAGCCCCCGCAGGCGCCGCCACGAACACCGGCACCCGGAACAGCTACGGCACCAAGGCGACGTACACCCCCGGCCAGAACGCCCGCACCTACCAGCGGCCCCCCGCCGGTTTCACCCCCGTCTTCACGGAGAACGTCTCCCGGCACGGCTCCCGCGCCGCGACCGACGGCGAGGACGCGGACCTGGTTCTCGCGCTGTGGAAGAAGGCCGAGGCCGCCGGTCGACTCACCGCCAAGGGGAAGCAGTTCGGGCCCAAGGTGGCGGCCCTGCAGAGCGCCATGAGCACCGTGGGCTACGGCGACCTCAGCGGGCGCGGCGGGCGCGAGATCCACGACACGGCCGTACGGATGGAGAAGCGGCTGCCGGGGCTGTTCCGGCGGATCGCCGGTGACAAGGAGAAGATCGACGTCGTCAGCTCGGGGCAGGGGCGCGCGGTCGACAGCGCGAACCTGTACGCCGCCGGCCTGGCCGAGGCCGACCCGGCCCTGAAGCCGCTGATCGGCCCGACCCGCACGGACGTCGACCTCCTGTACTTCCACAAGGCGGCCGGCGGCGCGGCCTACCGGGACTACATCGCGAACGACCAGCGCCTCGCGAGCACCCTGAAGTCCCTCACCGACCAGCCCACCACCCACCGCGCCGCCCGCGATGTACTGAAGAAGCTCTTCAAGGGCGACTTCGTCGACCAGCTCTCCGACGACGACCGCGTGGCCGCTGCCACGGCCGTCTACCACCTGTACGCCATCGCGCCCGCCATGAGCGACGAGAGCCCCGGCGGCAAGGGCTGGGGCATGGAGCGGTTCATCTCGAAGCGGGACGCGGCCTGGTTCGGGTACCTGAGCGATGCCGAGGACTTCTACGAGAAGGGTCCCGGCTTCGCCGGCAGCGACATCACGTACGAGATGGCGGACGTCCTGCTCGACGACTTCTTCCAGCAGGCCGAGGCCAAGCGCGCCGGCACCAGCGACCTGGGCGCCGAGCTGCGCTTCACCCACGCCGAGGAGATCATCCCGCTGGCCGCGCTGATGGGCCTGCCCGGCAGCACGAAGGGCGCCACGGCCGAGCGGCCGTACACCTACGCCGACAACGCCTGGCTGGGCGCGTCCGTGGCGCCGCTCGGCTCCCACATCCAGTGGGACGTCTTCCGCAAGGGCGACACCTACCTGGTGCGGATGCTCTACAACGAGAAGGAGACCGCCTTCAAGGCCGGCTGCCGTCCCCTCGCCAAGGGCAGCACCTTCTACGAGCTCGACGAGCTGGAGCGATGCTTCGGGCGCACCAACAGCGCGTCGTGA
- a CDS encoding asparagine synthase-related protein, whose amino-acid sequence MRWFVGWSSTTAVSAGIGSAGATGSDGETVHPVGSQLLWGDPDPLWAVGDWRPDEVRVVKADAQTRIAVLGTCGATDEQLRLGLFAARGGALRHLTAWSGSYTAVVQVGRRVTVCGDLAGARPVFYTPWAGGTAYATAALPLADLIEANLDFGHLAALLAAPDVPAALHDSTPYDGVRRIPPGHALILRTGAREIAGYEPVASLAVAAPIADPDSAVDAVRDALVEAVRARLSAPRHVPGADIDPGPVPGMGPAERRAARGMPVPGIGADLSGGPASGTLALLAAGLPGMPGTVLGHGTGAGERLLAVTFNDLAVGGREAELERAGTLAANPRLHHVVVTGGEETLPYAELDGPLTDEPGPSLVTAARHRARLASGSADHFTGYGARQVLDAHPARLADLLMDRKRRHLVRPVAALAKADGSVLVPARVYGAARKLARTPYRTGLESLAARLMDRRFDEPGGAVGASLAALTWARPGPAARWLTGEALAEVSVRLQVATSRNGVGPGQRPGDYRARAALARHASDIRVLEQAAEIRFQRLHTPFLDNQVVRACRALPEALRVQPGARAAILRTVLEGAGVTDLPPGWGAPSHAPAAAAARTGLRVSADSLMALFGTPLLAQAGLVEARVVRKALRAAAEGEPLPLDGLADLVSLELWLHRLLSRRGTCWTGTPARQRAVPAGIKPQRGALGAGAPGRA is encoded by the coding sequence ATGCGGTGGTTCGTGGGATGGAGCAGCACCACCGCGGTGTCCGCCGGTATCGGCTCCGCGGGGGCCACCGGAAGCGACGGTGAGACGGTGCACCCGGTCGGCTCCCAACTCCTGTGGGGCGACCCCGATCCCCTGTGGGCGGTCGGCGACTGGCGCCCGGACGAGGTGCGCGTGGTGAAGGCCGACGCGCAGACCCGGATCGCGGTGCTGGGGACGTGCGGAGCGACCGACGAGCAGCTGCGCCTCGGCCTGTTCGCCGCGCGCGGAGGGGCACTTCGGCATCTGACGGCCTGGTCCGGCAGCTACACCGCCGTCGTCCAGGTCGGCCGCCGGGTCACGGTGTGCGGCGATCTGGCGGGCGCACGGCCCGTGTTCTACACCCCCTGGGCGGGCGGTACGGCCTATGCGACCGCCGCGCTCCCCCTCGCCGACCTCATCGAGGCCAACCTCGACTTCGGGCACCTCGCCGCCCTGCTGGCCGCCCCCGACGTACCGGCCGCGCTGCACGACTCCACCCCGTACGATGGCGTACGGCGCATTCCGCCGGGGCATGCGCTGATCCTGCGCACCGGGGCGCGCGAGATCGCCGGGTACGAGCCGGTCGCCTCGCTGGCGGTGGCGGCGCCGATCGCCGACCCGGACAGCGCGGTGGACGCCGTACGCGACGCCCTGGTGGAGGCGGTACGCGCGCGTCTGTCCGCGCCTCGCCATGTCCCCGGCGCCGACATAGACCCGGGCCCGGTCCCGGGCATGGGGCCCGCCGAACGGCGTGCCGCGCGCGGGATGCCGGTTCCGGGTATCGGCGCGGACCTCTCCGGCGGCCCCGCGTCAGGCACCCTGGCGCTGCTCGCAGCAGGCCTCCCCGGGATGCCGGGCACGGTCCTGGGCCACGGCACGGGCGCGGGGGAGCGCCTCCTGGCGGTCACCTTCAACGACCTCGCGGTGGGCGGCCGCGAGGCCGAGCTGGAGCGGGCGGGAACCCTGGCGGCCAACCCGCGACTGCACCACGTGGTGGTGACGGGCGGCGAGGAGACACTGCCGTACGCCGAGCTGGACGGCCCCCTGACGGACGAGCCGGGCCCGAGCCTGGTGACGGCGGCTCGGCACCGCGCACGCCTGGCGTCCGGCAGCGCCGACCACTTCACGGGCTACGGCGCCCGCCAGGTCCTGGACGCCCATCCGGCCCGCCTGGCCGACCTCCTGATGGACCGCAAACGCCGCCACCTGGTCCGCCCGGTCGCGGCGTTGGCGAAGGCGGACGGCTCGGTGCTGGTCCCCGCGCGCGTGTACGGCGCGGCGAGAAAACTGGCCCGCACGCCGTACCGCACGGGCCTGGAGTCCCTGGCCGCCCGTCTGATGGACCGCCGCTTCGACGAACCCGGAGGTGCCGTAGGGGCGTCGCTCGCCGCGCTCACCTGGGCCAGACCGGGCCCTGCGGCCCGCTGGCTGACCGGCGAGGCGCTGGCTGAAGTATCGGTTCGCCTGCAAGTGGCGACCAGCCGCAACGGCGTAGGCCCCGGCCAGCGCCCGGGCGACTACCGCGCGCGTGCCGCCCTGGCCCGCCACGCCTCGGACATCCGCGTCCTGGAACAGGCCGCCGAGATCCGCTTCCAACGCCTGCACACCCCCTTCCTCGACAACCAGGTCGTCCGCGCCTGCCGCGCCCTCCCGGAAGCCCTCCGCGTCCAGCCCGGCGCCCGCGCCGCCATCCTCCGTACGGTCCTGGAGGGCGCCGGAGTGACCGACCTCCCGCCCGGCTGGGGCGCCCCGTCCCACGCACCGGCGGCAGCAGCGGCACGCACGGGCCTTCGGGTATCGGCCGACTCCCTCATGGCCCTGTTCGGCACCCCCCTCCTGGCCCAGGCCGGCCTGGTCGAGGCCCGAGTGGTCCGCAAGGCCCTCCGCGCCGCCGCCGAGGGCGAACCCCTCCCGCTGGACGGCCTCGCCGACCTGGTCTCCCTCGAACTCTGGCTGCACCGCCTCCTGTCCCGCCGAGGCACCTGCTGGACAGGCACCCCCGCCCGCCAACGAGCGGTACCGGCGGGGATCAAGCCGCAGCGGGGGGCGTTGGGGGCGGGGGCGCCGGGGCGGGCGTAG
- a CDS encoding MFS transporter: MSREQRGPNEKLGTVLALAGISNAGLARRVNDLGAQRGLTLRYDKTSVARWVSKGMVPQGAAPHLIAAAIGQKLGRPVPLHEIGLADADPAPEVGLAFPRDVGQAVKSATELYRLDLAGRRAGSGGIWQSLAGSFAVSAYATPASRWLITPADSSVAREVNSAEDSGAPAKVGHSDVQKLREAAEDARRWDSKYGGGDWRSSMVPECLRVEAAPLLLGSYSDDVGRALFGASAELTRLAGWMAFDTGQQEAAQRYYIQALRLARAAADVPLGGYVLASMSLQATYRGFGDEGVDLAQAALERNRGLATARTMSFFRLVEARAHARAGDAQAAGAALKAAEGWLERSREGDNDPSWLGFYSYDRFAADAAECYRDLKAPRQVRRFTEQALSKPTEEFVRSHGLRLVVSAVAELESGNLDAACEQGVRAVEVAGRISSARTTEYVKDLLHRLEPYGDEPRVVELRERARPLLMAPA; encoded by the coding sequence ATGTCCAGGGAGCAACGCGGGCCGAACGAAAAACTCGGCACCGTTCTCGCCCTCGCGGGAATCAGCAACGCAGGACTCGCTCGACGCGTCAACGATCTTGGCGCTCAACGAGGCCTGACTCTTCGCTACGACAAGACGTCGGTGGCGCGCTGGGTGTCGAAGGGCATGGTGCCGCAGGGCGCCGCGCCGCATCTCATCGCCGCCGCCATCGGCCAGAAGCTGGGCCGTCCGGTGCCGCTCCACGAGATCGGCCTGGCGGACGCGGACCCCGCACCCGAAGTGGGCCTCGCCTTCCCCCGGGACGTCGGACAGGCGGTGAAGTCGGCGACCGAGCTGTACCGTCTCGACCTCGCCGGCCGCCGCGCGGGCTCCGGCGGCATCTGGCAGTCGCTGGCCGGTTCGTTCGCAGTAAGCGCATACGCAACGCCTGCCTCACGGTGGCTGATAACCCCGGCCGACAGCTCGGTGGCGCGCGAGGTGAACTCCGCGGAGGACTCCGGCGCACCGGCCAAAGTCGGCCACAGCGATGTGCAGAAGCTGCGGGAGGCCGCCGAGGACGCCAGGCGCTGGGACTCCAAGTACGGAGGCGGCGACTGGCGTTCGTCCATGGTGCCGGAGTGCTTGCGGGTGGAGGCGGCGCCGCTGCTGCTCGGCTCGTACTCCGACGACGTCGGACGGGCGCTGTTCGGGGCGAGTGCCGAACTCACGCGCCTCGCCGGGTGGATGGCGTTCGACACCGGTCAACAGGAGGCCGCCCAGCGGTACTACATCCAGGCGCTGCGGCTCGCCCGCGCGGCAGCCGACGTACCCCTGGGCGGGTACGTGCTGGCGTCGATGTCGCTCCAGGCGACCTACCGGGGCTTCGGCGACGAGGGCGTCGACCTCGCCCAGGCCGCTCTGGAACGCAACCGCGGCCTCGCCACGGCCCGCACCATGAGCTTCTTCCGTCTCGTCGAGGCACGCGCACACGCGCGTGCGGGTGACGCGCAGGCCGCCGGCGCGGCACTGAAGGCGGCGGAGGGCTGGCTGGAGCGGTCCAGGGAGGGCGACAACGACCCGTCCTGGCTCGGCTTCTACTCCTACGACCGCTTCGCCGCGGACGCCGCCGAGTGCTACCGGGACCTGAAGGCCCCGCGTCAGGTACGGCGGTTCACGGAGCAGGCGCTGTCGAAGCCGACGGAGGAGTTCGTACGCTCGCACGGGCTGCGGCTCGTCGTCTCGGCGGTCGCCGAGCTGGAGTCGGGCAACCTCGACGCGGCGTGCGAGCAGGGCGTGCGGGCGGTGGAGGTCGCGGGGCGGATATCGTCCGCGCGCACCACGGAGTACGTGAAGGACCTGCTGCACCGCCTGGAGCCGTACGGCGACGAACCGCGGGTGGTCGAGCTGCGGGAACGTGCACGCCCGCTGCTCATGGCTCCGGCGTAG